The Bdellovibrio sp. GT3 genome contains the following window.
CAAATGGCGGTCTTAAAGCGGGCTCAGGATTTAATTGCTCATGCCGTGCCGGCTAAAGACTGGAGTGAGGCTTTGACTTATTTGGCGCAAAAAGAAGTGCGCCGTCGAATCGTTCACACCCGCTGCGGTGGTGATCTGGAAAAGATGGCCTAAAAGAAATGCCCCCGGTTGAGTTCCGGGGGGGCTATTTGTTTTAGCTAGGCTTTTTTTACGAATTCTGATTTTAAGTTCATCGCGCCGAAGCCGTCGATTTTGCAGGAAATATCATGACCATCGCCGCCATCTTGCAGGCGAATGTTTTTTACTTTGGTTCCCACTTTAACTACGGAAGAGGAACCTTTGATTTTCAAATCTTTTACGACAACAACAGTGTCGCCATCTTGAAGAACATTTCCATTGGCGTCTTTAATAACATGGGCTGCATTGTCTTCGCTGATTTCGGCGGCTGCAGATTGCGCCGTCCACTCATTGGAGCACTCAGGGCAAATCCAAAGATTGCCATCTTCATAGATATTTTCGGAACCACATTGCGGGCATTTGTTTTCAGTACTCATAAAAGCAATGTTAAACATTACGAGTTGATGGGCAAGCTATTAATCTTTCAGGATTGTAAAATTGGCGCATTGATCGAAGCTTGCAGTTTAACATGATGAGCGGTTAAGTGATTTTAAAGGAGATTATATGAAAGCGTTTTTGATTCTATTGGCTACTTTAAGTGTAACGGCTCAAGTGAATGCGGGCGAGATCGTTCTTGAAACAAACAATCACCTTTATCCGATTCCAGGTCGTGGTACGAGTTGTACGGCGATGAATGCCGGGCGTGAACAGGATCTGTCAGCACCTCATGTGAGCATTTCTGAACTTTATGTGACCAACAAAACTTCACAAAACTTCTATCCAACTCGTTTGACTTTCACAACGGGCGACACGGGCTACGTTTGTTCGTACACGGGGCAAGTTTTGGCTGATTTGGGCCTTGCGAAAAATATCCAACCGGGGCAGAGAGCGCAGACATTCTGCAACATGAAGTGTGGAGCCGTTCCTTTTGGGCAAATGGCGAAACCAGGCTATCTGACTGTTTACGGTCATATGAGCGATGGGCAAACTGTGGAAGCCACAGCTGAAATTGAAGTGATGAACTAGTTGCGTCCAATGCGTTAAAATAGTAGTTTCACCGCCGAGTTCCTCTAATGGGAGTGCGGTGAAGCTATGTCTCAAGAACAGAAAATGTACGAAATGATCGGCGGTGAGCCGGTCCTTAGAAAAGTCTGCCAACGTTTTTACGAAATTATGGCGACCTTGCCTGAAGCCAAAGGGATTCTGGAAATGCATCCAGAAAATCTGCGGGGTTCAGAAGAAAAACTCTTTATGTTTCTGTCTGGCTGGTTGGGGGGCCCTAACCTATTCCAGGAGCGCTTCGGACATCCACGTCTGCGTGCGCGACACCTGCCTTTTTCAATCGGAAAATCAGAGCGCGATCAATGGATGCTTTGCATGGTTATGGCATTTGAAGATGTGGGCATTCAAGAGCCCATTCGCAGCGAGCTGTTACACTCGCTTTTGAATTTGGCTGATCATATGAGAAACAAACCCGAGGCCTAAAACCGAACTTTACAAAGTGACAGTCTTTGGCAGGCGCAGGGATCTTTTCTTTTGGAAGTAGTAAACCGGAACACCCAGCACGATAATAAACAGACCCCAAAGACTTTCTTGTGGGCTTGTCATCAGTGTATTAATCAGTAACAAAACTGCCACTATTAAAAACACCACCGGCACCACCGGATATCCCAGGGCTTTGTAAGGGCGGGGTGCGTTCGGCATGGTCTTTCTGAATTTGAATACAGATGAAGTTACCAGCGCATAGAAAATCCAGGAAGCAAAGATCACGTAGTCTGTCAGCTGATCAAAGGATCCCGTCAGTGCAAGGGCGATGGACAAAGCTGCTTGAACCAAAATGGCGATATATGGAGATTCAGATTTTGGATGAAGCTTGGCCAATGCCGGCAGGAACAATCCGTCCTTAGCCATTGCGTAAGGCACGCGGGCGTTGGTCAGAATAGAACCATTCATTGCTCCGATGGCTGAAAACATCATGGCGATTCCCAAAAATAAAATACCAGAAGGCCCCATGAAAGTTTCAGCAACTTTGGCTGCCACTGGCAATGCATTAGGATGAGTCTTAGAGCTGGAAGTCAGGACTTCATTAAACGGCAGTGCATAGAAATAGCAATAGTGAAT
Protein-coding sequences here:
- a CDS encoding zinc ribbon domain-containing protein YjdM; amino-acid sequence: MSTENKCPQCGSENIYEDGNLWICPECSNEWTAQSAAAEISEDNAAHVIKDANGNVLQDGDTVVVVKDLKIKGSSSVVKVGTKVKNIRLQDGGDGHDISCKIDGFGAMNLKSEFVKKA
- a CDS encoding group II truncated hemoglobin produces the protein MSQEQKMYEMIGGEPVLRKVCQRFYEIMATLPEAKGILEMHPENLRGSEEKLFMFLSGWLGGPNLFQERFGHPRLRARHLPFSIGKSERDQWMLCMVMAFEDVGIQEPIRSELLHSLLNLADHMRNKPEA